A single region of the Desulfovibrio sp. genome encodes:
- a CDS encoding diguanylate cyclase has translation MQKVLIVEDSRTTARFMAHNLKEQLGLSYECAENRQQALKLLEDNASQYFLALCDLNLPDAPNGEIVPAILARNIPVVVVSAHFDEDIYKRLMLQGVTDYIVKRTPDDMMYLMRVVRRLRANSGVEALIVDDSNLWCMQVSELLRRQRITAYTASNGLEALQILKEHPAIRVVLADHYMPGMDGIKLTAAIRKTHTMDELSIIVISVGTDAGAQFLRSGANDYVFKTSSFEELLCRISMNLDIQDLIRKNRALAERDALTNLLVRRQFFSEAQDAVAEARKDRRPLAAAMIDVDYFKQVNDRYGHLAGDIALRQLGGMLRDEFPAPYICGRYGGEEFCVVAPRMDKDDFARRLENFRTSVSSKPVQIGALSIAISVSIGMAEQKASDLESLINAADAQLYTAKREGRDRFVWQA, from the coding sequence ATGCAGAAAGTTCTCATCGTTGAAGACAGCCGGACAACAGCGCGTTTTATGGCGCACAATCTCAAGGAACAATTGGGGCTTTCCTACGAATGCGCCGAGAACCGCCAGCAGGCCTTGAAACTGCTGGAGGACAATGCTTCGCAGTACTTTCTCGCTCTTTGCGACCTCAACCTGCCCGATGCCCCCAACGGCGAAATTGTCCCTGCCATCCTTGCCCGGAACATCCCTGTTGTGGTGGTCAGCGCCCATTTTGACGAAGATATCTATAAACGCCTCATGCTGCAGGGTGTTACCGACTATATCGTCAAGCGTACCCCCGATGATATGATGTACCTCATGCGCGTGGTGAGACGCCTGCGCGCCAACAGCGGCGTTGAAGCTCTGATCGTGGACGATTCCAACCTCTGGTGCATGCAGGTATCCGAGTTGCTGCGGCGTCAGCGCATCACGGCTTACACGGCAAGCAACGGCCTGGAAGCCCTGCAAATCCTCAAGGAGCATCCCGCCATACGCGTTGTGCTGGCAGACCACTACATGCCCGGCATGGACGGCATCAAGCTCACCGCCGCCATCCGCAAGACCCACACCATGGACGAGCTGTCCATCATTGTCATTTCTGTAGGTACGGACGCGGGTGCGCAGTTTCTGCGGTCAGGAGCCAACGATTACGTGTTCAAAACTTCCTCTTTTGAGGAACTGTTGTGCCGTATTTCCATGAACCTTGATATTCAGGATCTTATCCGTAAAAACCGCGCCCTGGCGGAGCGCGATGCCCTCACCAACCTGCTGGTGCGCCGTCAGTTTTTCTCAGAAGCGCAAGATGCTGTGGCCGAGGCAAGAAAAGACCGCCGCCCCTTGGCCGCCGCCATGATCGACGTTGACTATTTCAAGCAGGTCAATGACCGTTACGGGCACCTGGCGGGCGATATTGCCCTGCGGCAGCTTGGCGGCATGCTGCGCGACGAGTTTCCCGCTCCCTACATTTGCGGGCGCTACGGCGGTGAAGAATTTTGTGTGGTCGCGCCGAGAATGGATAAAGACGACTTTGCCCGAAGGCTTGAAAATTTTCGCACTTCCGTTAGTTCAAAACCAGTGCAGATCGGAGCACTCAGCATAGCCATTTCTGTTTCCATCGGCATGGCCGAGCAAAAGGCCAGCGACCTCGAATCGCTCATCAACGCGGCCGATGCCCAGCTTTACACAGCCAAACGGGAAGGGCGCGACCGCTTTGTCTGGCAAGCATAA
- a CDS encoding Rrf2 family transcriptional regulator, whose protein sequence is MSVSLKCQYGLRALFELARRTSSGPTRIQEIAEAQAIPPRFLENILNQLRRGGFVDSRRGKAGGFMLARSASQITALDVIRFLDGPVHPFDCEGDSPVRKCSLGPDCVFMPLWQRARQALENVYGGTTLQDLVDAQAAAIPDFNI, encoded by the coding sequence ATGAGCGTTTCACTCAAGTGCCAGTACGGTTTGCGCGCCCTGTTTGAGCTTGCCAGGCGCACCAGCAGCGGCCCCACGCGCATTCAGGAGATTGCCGAGGCGCAGGCCATTCCTCCGCGTTTTCTTGAGAACATTCTCAACCAGCTCAGGCGCGGCGGCTTTGTGGACAGCCGTCGGGGCAAGGCTGGGGGCTTTATGCTGGCTCGCTCTGCCAGCCAGATCACCGCGCTCGATGTTATCCGCTTTCTGGACGGCCCGGTGCATCCTTTTGATTGCGAGGGAGACAGCCCCGTGCGCAAATGTTCCCTGGGGCCGGACTGCGTGTTCATGCCCTTGTGGCAGCGGGCGCGGCAGGCATTGGAAAACGTGTACGGCGGCACGACGCTTCAGGATCTTGTGGACGCTCAGGCGGCCGCTATCCCAGATTTCAACATTTGA
- a CDS encoding deoxyguanosinetriphosphate triphosphohydrolase: MSTFKEQWTQLLAPNRKTGTGMKLDTLDAVRNPFLVDYDRIIFSSSFRRLARKTQVHPLVRNDHIHNRLTHSLEVSCVGRSLGLGVGDALRQRGDLPEGCTPDHLGQIIQAACLAHDIGNPPFGHAGEEAIRDWFKDSANKEQYFKNLLPAEWADFTAFDGNAQGFRVINALENNKDRGGFRLTFPVIAALVKYPRSAYEAQGVGKSKFNFYTAERGLFAEIFGAMGLAEGAGWRRHPLSYLLEAADDICYRIIDMEDARELRIITYADFKAAMTPLLDENCLDDPRLDSMDSDRRRTSMLRTTAMGRMIPSITQTFMDNYEAIMEGRLEGCLLNHAREDVAGFMREAGRVFNSKIMNNPQKTALEIGTYTLYRRLLDVFIPACFNFTKGNAMSYQETRALTLMGANAPSREDSLYMAYLRVLDFVSGMTDDYAAFISQQFSGTAGR; this comes from the coding sequence ATGAGCACATTCAAAGAGCAGTGGACGCAACTGCTGGCCCCCAACCGCAAAACCGGCACGGGCATGAAGCTCGACACGCTGGACGCGGTGCGTAATCCCTTTCTGGTGGATTATGACCGGATCATCTTTTCCAGCTCCTTTCGCAGGCTGGCAAGAAAAACCCAGGTGCACCCACTGGTGCGCAACGACCATATTCACAATCGCCTTACACATTCGCTTGAGGTGAGCTGCGTGGGGCGTTCCCTTGGCCTTGGCGTGGGTGATGCCTTGCGGCAGCGCGGCGACCTGCCCGAGGGCTGCACGCCGGACCATCTGGGCCAGATCATTCAGGCCGCCTGCCTGGCGCACGATATAGGCAACCCGCCCTTTGGGCATGCGGGCGAGGAGGCCATCCGCGACTGGTTCAAGGATTCCGCCAACAAAGAGCAGTATTTCAAAAATCTGCTGCCCGCAGAGTGGGCCGATTTTACGGCTTTTGACGGCAACGCCCAAGGCTTCCGCGTTATCAACGCGCTTGAAAACAACAAGGACAGGGGCGGCTTTCGCCTGACATTCCCCGTCATTGCAGCTCTGGTGAAGTACCCGCGTTCCGCCTACGAAGCACAGGGCGTGGGCAAGAGCAAGTTCAATTTTTATACGGCGGAGCGCGGGCTTTTCGCCGAAATATTCGGCGCAATGGGGCTGGCGGAGGGCGCGGGCTGGCGCAGGCATCCGCTTTCGTATCTTTTGGAAGCGGCGGACGACATCTGCTACCGCATTATCGACATGGAAGACGCGCGCGAGCTGCGCATCATTACCTATGCTGATTTTAAGGCCGCCATGACGCCCCTGCTGGATGAGAATTGTCTGGACGATCCGCGCCTTGATTCCATGGATTCCGACCGCAGACGCACCAGCATGCTGCGCACCACAGCCATGGGACGCATGATCCCGTCCATCACGCAGACGTTTATGGATAATTATGAAGCCATCATGGAAGGGCGGCTTGAGGGCTGCCTGCTGAACCACGCCCGCGAGGATGTGGCGGGGTTCATGCGTGAGGCGGGGCGGGTTTTTAACAGCAAGATAATGAACAACCCGCAGAAGACCGCGCTGGAAATTGGCACCTACACGCTCTACCGGCGGTTACTTGACGTGTTCATTCCTGCCTGCTTCAACTTCACCAAGGGCAATGCCATGAGCTATCAGGAAACACGCGCCCTCACGCTCATGGGGGCCAATGCGCCGAGCAGGGAAGACAGCCTGTACATGGCCTATCTGCGGGTGCTGGATTTTGTGTCTGGCATGACGGACGACTACGCCGCGTTCATTTCACAGCAGTTCTCCGGCACTGCCGGGCGGTGA
- a CDS encoding adenylyl-sulfate kinase, translated as MTPTIWLLGLSGSGKTTLGSLLRLYLDGQGFDVEFIDADTFCRSNGLSAATPEDRVRNTDALRDYALSLQAQGKVCVVAAATPYESMRQNNRALLPMYREVWVRCSLQTLVQRDAKGLYAKAERGVLSTLDSVFDAFDDPRSPHCIIDTDRYSLVECYEQLRDLTLDALTQDREWADTGRRMLPQASGPFMNAAIAL; from the coding sequence ATGACGCCGACAATCTGGTTGCTGGGACTTTCCGGCAGTGGAAAAACCACCCTTGGTTCACTGCTGCGCCTGTATCTTGACGGGCAAGGCTTTGACGTTGAATTCATCGACGCCGACACCTTCTGCCGCAGCAACGGATTATCCGCCGCCACCCCTGAGGATCGCGTGCGCAATACCGATGCCCTGCGCGATTACGCGCTGAGCTTGCAGGCACAGGGCAAAGTGTGCGTTGTCGCCGCCGCCACTCCATATGAGAGCATGCGGCAGAATAACCGGGCCTTGCTGCCCATGTACCGCGAGGTATGGGTGCGCTGCTCGCTGCAAACCCTGGTGCAGCGCGATGCCAAGGGCCTGTATGCCAAGGCGGAGCGCGGTGTCCTTTCGACACTGGATTCAGTTTTTGACGCTTTTGACGACCCCCGTAGCCCCCACTGCATTATTGATACCGACAGGTATTCGCTGGTGGAATGCTATGAACAGCTGCGCGACCTCACGCTTGACGCCCTTACGCAAGACCGTGAATGGGCCGACACCGGACGCCGCATGCTGCCGCAGGCTTCGGGGCCGTTTATGAATGCCGCCATTGCCCTTTAA
- a CDS encoding polysaccharide deacetylase family protein: protein MRFFFKQICLAACFFAIGLAAQSAQARVVEGNTIMDQPMRENLCALTFDDGPSINTPHLLDMLEEYGIPATFFMLGNQAERHPDIVKRVIAEGHEVGNHSYSHPNLRVVSLARKEEELRRTDTILRNLGASPQFMRPPYGSYDASTEKVAASLGLSLMLWSMDSRDWQRLPDNYATLRNNRGTVYAPGTLRGIFLFHDSHKRTVDDLPRIIRDLRAGGCQRFVTVTDYLEGLMDPEPGLLMTRVKRGAPGMDEPPMVARHQVEGVHQSEELPPHSFPAGSADIPLARSSTPWQLEESPSPEMSGQAALPGTAAHPVQDAPQPAGSSAAQPREGSALPPAQAPAS, encoded by the coding sequence ATGAGATTTTTTTTCAAGCAGATATGCTTGGCGGCCTGCTTTTTTGCAATTGGGCTTGCTGCCCAGTCGGCGCAGGCGCGTGTGGTCGAAGGCAACACCATCATGGATCAACCCATGCGGGAGAACCTGTGCGCCCTCACCTTTGATGACGGCCCGTCGATAAACACGCCGCATCTGCTGGACATGCTGGAAGAATACGGCATCCCCGCCACGTTTTTCATGTTGGGCAACCAGGCCGAGCGCCATCCCGACATTGTAAAGCGCGTCATCGCCGAGGGGCATGAGGTGGGCAACCACTCCTATTCGCACCCCAATCTGCGCGTAGTCAGCCTTGCCCGCAAAGAAGAAGAACTGCGCCGCACAGATACCATTTTGCGCAACCTCGGGGCCTCGCCCCAGTTCATGCGCCCGCCCTACGGCTCGTATGACGCCTCTACGGAAAAAGTTGCAGCCAGCCTTGGCCTTTCCCTCATGCTCTGGTCCATGGACAGCCGCGACTGGCAGCGCCTGCCAGACAATTACGCCACCCTGCGCAACAACAGGGGCACTGTCTATGCGCCGGGAACCCTACGCGGTATCTTTTTGTTTCACGACTCGCACAAGCGCACGGTGGACGACCTGCCGCGCATTATCCGAGATCTGCGCGCTGGTGGTTGTCAGCGTTTTGTGACCGTGACCGACTATCTTGAGGGTCTTATGGACCCTGAACCCGGCCTGCTCATGACCCGCGTCAAGCGTGGCGCCCCCGGCATGGATGAGCCTCCCATGGTTGCCCGTCATCAGGTTGAAGGTGTGCATCAGTCAGAAGAACTGCCGCCGCACAGTTTCCCTGCAGGTTCGGCTGATATCCCTCTGGCGCGCAGCAGTACCCCCTGGCAACTGGAGGAAAGCCCAAGCCCGGAAATGTCCGGCCAGGCCGCATTGCCCGGCACTGCCGCGCATCCCGTTCAGGATGCTCCCCAGCCTGCGGGCAGCAGCGCTGCTCAGCCGAGAGAAGGCTCTGCACTTCCCCCTGCACAGGCTCCTGCCTCCTGA
- a CDS encoding helix-turn-helix domain-containing protein, whose translation MKNLHHPAVENVTVEGLLHALSDPVRVQILKEIIRSNSPKMCSDFLNMPDRAIPKSTLSQHFRILREAGLIRSERSGVALKNTPRCQELQPRFGRMIAEILAAYAEEYGSKNVDE comes from the coding sequence ATGAAAAATCTGCACCATCCGGCTGTTGAAAACGTAACGGTCGAAGGTCTTCTGCACGCCCTTTCTGATCCTGTACGCGTACAGATTCTCAAGGAAATCATACGCTCAAATTCGCCAAAAATGTGTTCAGACTTCCTGAACATGCCGGACAGGGCCATACCCAAGTCAACCCTTTCGCAGCATTTCAGAATATTGCGCGAGGCTGGCCTGATCCGCAGCGAGAGAAGTGGTGTTGCGCTCAAGAATACCCCGCGGTGCCAGGAATTGCAGCCCCGTTTTGGGCGGATGATAGCCGAAATTCTGGCGGCATATGCCGAGGAGTACGGCAGCAAGAATGTAGATGAATAG
- a CDS encoding acetolactate synthase large subunit, with amino-acid sequence MDQQNVAQFLVSCLRTEGVKYVFGIPGEENIKFVRAVAASGDIRFILARHEQGASLMADIYGRLTGKAGVCTATLGPGAINLLLGAADAQTNSSPLVAISAQVGLKRIYKESHQIVDLVGMFKPVTKWADTVLTPQAVPEMVRNAFQVAQEERPGATYLAIPEDVEAAPMPEAVPLKAAPCAKAIPSPAAVAEAAALLRCARKPVIMAGHGVARTGNAAVLAAFAERYKIPVATTFMGKGVISDRSPQSLGVIGFMRHDYENCAFDQADVILSIGYELQEFTPMRINPHSNKRIIHINTFMPDVDAHYIPEISIMADVGLALASLAKELGAEPLLSAGRGARIRELVEAELAKGRQSDAFPLKPQRIVSDIRAAMGDEDIVLADTGAIKMWMARLYPTYAPLTCIVSNGLSTMAFSLPGAIGAHLACPERKVLAVMGDGSFLMNSQEMETAVRENIPLKILIWVDDSYGLIKWKMDMESGSHDCVDFGNPDFVTYAESFGAKGYRIESAAELLPTLQKALDEPGVSLVACPVDYSENMALINSLGELTPALCALDEL; translated from the coding sequence ATGGATCAGCAGAACGTAGCCCAGTTCCTTGTTTCATGCCTCAGAACCGAGGGAGTTAAATACGTCTTCGGCATCCCCGGTGAGGAAAATATCAAATTTGTGCGGGCTGTGGCCGCCTCCGGCGACATCCGCTTTATTCTTGCCCGGCACGAGCAGGGCGCATCCCTGATGGCCGATATTTATGGCCGCCTGACAGGCAAGGCGGGCGTGTGTACCGCCACGCTCGGCCCGGGAGCCATCAACCTGCTGCTGGGCGCGGCCGACGCGCAGACCAACTCAAGCCCCCTGGTGGCTATTTCCGCCCAGGTTGGACTGAAGCGCATCTACAAGGAATCGCACCAGATTGTTGACCTTGTAGGCATGTTCAAGCCCGTTACCAAGTGGGCGGATACGGTGCTGACGCCCCAGGCCGTGCCAGAAATGGTACGCAATGCCTTTCAGGTTGCGCAGGAGGAACGCCCCGGTGCGACCTACCTTGCCATTCCTGAAGACGTGGAAGCGGCCCCCATGCCCGAGGCCGTGCCCCTCAAGGCGGCACCCTGCGCCAAGGCCATTCCCTCGCCCGCTGCGGTGGCGGAGGCCGCAGCCCTGCTGCGCTGCGCGCGCAAGCCTGTCATCATGGCCGGGCACGGTGTGGCCCGCACAGGCAATGCCGCCGTGCTGGCCGCTTTTGCCGAACGCTACAAAATCCCCGTAGCGACCACGTTCATGGGCAAGGGCGTTATCAGCGACCGCAGCCCCCAGTCGCTGGGCGTCATTGGCTTTATGCGGCACGACTACGAAAACTGCGCTTTCGACCAGGCAGACGTAATCCTTTCCATCGGCTACGAGTTGCAGGAATTCACGCCCATGCGCATCAATCCCCATTCAAACAAGCGCATCATCCATATCAACACATTCATGCCCGATGTGGACGCCCACTATATTCCCGAGATCAGCATCATGGCCGATGTGGGCCTTGCTCTGGCCTCTCTGGCCAAGGAACTTGGGGCGGAACCTCTGCTTTCAGCAGGACGCGGGGCAAGAATCCGCGAACTGGTGGAGGCCGAGCTTGCCAAGGGCCGCCAGAGCGACGCATTTCCCCTCAAGCCGCAGCGCATTGTGAGTGATATCCGCGCCGCAATGGGCGATGAAGATATCGTGCTGGCCGACACCGGAGCCATAAAAATGTGGATGGCGCGTCTTTACCCCACGTATGCGCCCCTGACCTGCATTGTTTCCAACGGCCTTTCCACCATGGCCTTTTCCCTGCCCGGAGCCATCGGCGCGCATCTGGCTTGCCCCGAGCGCAAGGTGCTTGCCGTTATGGGCGATGGCAGCTTTTTGATGAATTCGCAGGAGATGGAAACCGCCGTGCGCGAAAACATTCCGCTCAAGATACTGATCTGGGTGGATGACAGCTACGGGCTTATCAAGTGGAAGATGGACATGGAATCCGGCTCGCACGACTGCGTGGACTTTGGCAATCCCGACTTTGTGACCTATGCCGAAAGCTTTGGAGCCAAGGGCTACCGCATTGAAAGCGCCGCCGAGCTTTTGCCCACCCTGCAAAAGGCTCTGGACGAACCCGGCGTGTCGCTGGTTGCCTGCCCTGTGGACTACAGCGAGAACATGGCGCTTATCAACAGCTTGGGTGAGTTGACGCCTGCGCTTTGTGCGTTGGACGAGCTATAG
- the cysK gene encoding cysteine synthase A has protein sequence MSRIYQNNPLSIGNTPLVRLNRVVGSKAIVLAKIEGRNPSYSVKCRIGAAMIADAESRGLLRPGVGIVEPTSGNTGIALAYVAAAKGYELTLTMPETMSLERRRVVAMLGAKLVLTPGAEGMPGAIRKAEELVAANPGAYFMPQQFKNPANPAIHEATTGPEIWNDTDGQVNAIVAGVGTGGTITGISRYLKQVRGKKIVSVAVEPEASPVISQHLAGKPLQPGPHKIQGIGAGFIPETLDVSLLDRVETVGNDEAIEFARRLAREEGILAGISSGAAAATAARLADLPEFEGKTIVVILPDAGERYLSSALYEGIGE, from the coding sequence ATGTCCAGAATTTATCAGAATAATCCTCTTTCTATCGGCAATACTCCTCTGGTGCGGCTTAACCGCGTGGTCGGCTCCAAGGCCATTGTGCTGGCCAAGATTGAAGGCCGCAATCCCTCCTATTCCGTCAAATGCCGCATTGGCGCGGCCATGATTGCCGATGCGGAGAGCCGTGGCCTGTTGCGCCCCGGCGTGGGCATTGTGGAGCCCACCAGCGGCAATACGGGCATTGCCCTGGCCTATGTGGCCGCTGCCAAGGGCTATGAGCTTACGCTCACTATGCCCGAAACCATGAGCCTTGAGCGCCGCCGCGTGGTGGCCATGCTTGGGGCCAAGCTGGTGCTCACACCCGGTGCGGAGGGCATGCCCGGAGCCATAAGAAAGGCCGAAGAACTGGTGGCTGCCAACCCCGGCGCGTATTTTATGCCACAGCAGTTCAAGAATCCGGCCAATCCGGCCATACACGAAGCAACCACCGGCCCGGAAATCTGGAATGACACTGATGGACAGGTGAACGCCATTGTGGCGGGCGTGGGCACAGGCGGCACCATAACGGGCATTTCACGCTATCTTAAGCAGGTGCGGGGCAAGAAGATTGTTTCCGTGGCTGTGGAACCTGAGGCGAGCCCGGTCATCAGTCAGCATCTGGCTGGCAAGCCCCTGCAACCGGGGCCGCACAAGATTCAGGGCATTGGCGCTGGTTTTATTCCTGAAACGCTGGATGTCAGTTTGCTGGACCGGGTGGAGACTGTGGGTAACGATGAGGCCATTGAATTTGCCCGCAGGCTGGCGCGTGAAGAAGGCATTCTTGCCGGTATTTCTTCTGGCGCTGCGGCAGCGACGGCCGCGCGGCTGGCGGACTTGCCTGAATTTGAAGGCAAGACCATTGTGGTCATTCTGCCTGATGCGGGCGAGCGGTATTTGTCGTCTGCCCTGTACGAGGGCATTGGCGAGTAG
- the gmhA gene encoding D-sedoheptulose 7-phosphate isomerase encodes MTNSLFDMSLSAHLELFGALQTMRPAVEAAAERLGAALGAGGKVLIAGNGGSAADAQHFAAELVGRFQCNRKALACIALTTDTSNLTAIGNDYGFNDVFSRQVEALARSGDVFVGISTSGNSPNIIAAVNEARAQGIATIALLGRDGGKLESLADMAVIVPHDVTARIQEAHIFILHHWADVLERAVAQK; translated from the coding sequence ATGACGAATTCGCTTTTTGATATGTCTCTCTCCGCCCATCTGGAGCTTTTTGGCGCGTTGCAGACCATGCGCCCCGCCGTGGAAGCGGCGGCAGAGCGGCTTGGGGCAGCCCTTGGGGCAGGCGGCAAGGTGCTTATTGCCGGCAACGGCGGCTCTGCGGCGGACGCCCAGCACTTTGCAGCAGAGCTTGTGGGGCGCTTTCAGTGCAACCGCAAGGCGCTGGCCTGCATCGCCCTGACCACGGACACGTCAAATCTCACAGCCATCGGCAACGACTACGGCTTCAACGATGTTTTCTCCCGTCAGGTTGAGGCCCTTGCCCGCTCCGGCGATGTTTTTGTGGGCATTTCCACCTCCGGCAATTCGCCCAACATTATCGCCGCCGTCAACGAGGCCCGCGCTCAGGGCATTGCCACCATCGCCCTGCTTGGCCGCGACGGCGGCAAGCTGGAATCCCTGGCCGACATGGCTGTTATTGTACCCCACGATGTCACGGCTCGCATTCAGGAGGCCCACATCTTCATTCTGCACCATTGGGCCGACGTGCTTGAACGCGCCGTGGCGCAAAAATAG
- the nspC gene encoding carboxynorspermidine decarboxylase, whose translation MHCQNLLFDPARIPSPCFVLDEAQLLANAATLGAVQERTGAKILLALKGYAAWATFPLLSRTKGHGPLWGACASSVDEARLAREDFGGEVHAFAAAWNRREMAELLTLVDHLVFNSIAQWREFAPAVAMQNKSRCPDRQIQCGLRINPEHSEGAAAIYNPCSPGSRLGIRPKDFDPAALEGISGLHFHTLCEQGADALERTLRAVERHFGQWLPQCRWINFGGGHHITKPGYDLDLLCRCLTDWRDRYNAQIYLEPGEAVALDAGWLVATVLDVVQADMPVAILDIGVPCHMPDVIEMPYRPRVRYESAHVAELAGEAGEQAWTCRLAGKSCLAGDVAGEYSFNAPLVPGQRLVFEDMAIYSMVKTTTFNGLRLPSIGICEADAAGDTRFRMLREFGYQDFRARLS comes from the coding sequence ATGCACTGCCAGAACCTTCTGTTCGATCCCGCCCGTATTCCTTCGCCCTGTTTTGTTCTGGACGAAGCGCAGCTTCTGGCCAATGCCGCTACTCTGGGCGCAGTTCAGGAGCGCACCGGGGCCAAGATTCTTCTTGCGCTCAAGGGCTACGCAGCCTGGGCGACTTTTCCACTTCTTTCGCGCACCAAGGGGCACGGCCCCTTGTGGGGGGCCTGCGCAAGCTCCGTAGACGAAGCGCGGCTGGCACGGGAGGACTTTGGCGGCGAGGTGCATGCCTTTGCCGCTGCCTGGAACCGACGCGAAATGGCCGAACTGCTCACCCTTGTGGATCATCTGGTATTCAACTCCATTGCCCAGTGGCGCGAATTCGCGCCCGCAGTGGCCATGCAGAACAAGAGCCGCTGCCCGGATCGCCAGATTCAGTGCGGCCTGCGCATCAACCCCGAGCATTCCGAGGGCGCAGCCGCCATCTACAATCCCTGCTCACCTGGCTCGCGCCTGGGCATCAGACCCAAGGACTTTGATCCTGCAGCTCTGGAGGGCATTTCCGGGCTGCATTTCCATACACTGTGCGAACAGGGAGCAGATGCCCTTGAGCGCACCCTGAGGGCCGTTGAACGCCATTTTGGGCAATGGTTGCCGCAGTGCCGCTGGATCAACTTTGGCGGGGGGCACCACATCACCAAACCCGGCTATGATCTTGATCTGCTCTGCCGCTGCCTGACCGACTGGCGCGACCGCTACAACGCGCAGATATACCTGGAGCCGGGAGAGGCTGTAGCTCTGGACGCAGGCTGGCTTGTGGCAACGGTGCTAGATGTGGTGCAGGCCGACATGCCTGTGGCTATTCTTGATATCGGCGTTCCCTGCCACATGCCCGATGTCATTGAAATGCCCTATCGCCCGCGTGTACGCTACGAATCTGCACATGTGGCCGAACTGGCGGGCGAGGCCGGGGAACAGGCCTGGACGTGCCGTCTTGCCGGAAAATCCTGCCTGGCGGGCGATGTGGCAGGAGAATATTCTTTCAACGCGCCCCTTGTGCCCGGCCAGCGGCTGGTATTTGAAGACATGGCTATTTACAGCATGGTCAAAACCACCACATTCAACGGCCTGCGCCTGCCATCCATTGGCATTTGCGAAGCCGATGCAGCGGGCGACACGCGCTTTCGCATGTTGCGGGAATTTGGCTACCAGGATTTTAGAGCGCGGCTTTCATAA
- a CDS encoding MBL fold metallo-hydrolase, translating to MNRRRFLQQAAVASLVLPGAALLPQPSLAATPPPAPLYRQAGYYWLQLGDVHVAAISDGTLNSNARLISPKHGQVENALKKAYVPSPRPTSVNAFLILAQNRRILVDTGSGKLLGPTVDKLAASLEGAGFKTGDITDILLTHIHGDHSGGLTADGKRVFPSATVHVNRVEAEFWLSAAQMDKSPEYFRPMFVKGQESLAPYLSAGKVALFEAGQMVLPKIYTMAAPGHTPGHTCYLLESNGEKLLFWGDTVHVAEAQFPLPDTAIEYDLDPEGAVRQRQRLFAEAAEKGHLVAGAHISFPGIGHVGKAGQGYQWFPIPYVNDAVQSFVK from the coding sequence ATGAACAGACGCCGATTTCTTCAACAGGCTGCAGTCGCCTCACTTGTTTTGCCCGGCGCGGCATTGTTGCCACAGCCTTCCCTCGCAGCTACGCCGCCGCCCGCGCCGCTTTACAGACAGGCAGGCTACTACTGGCTGCAACTTGGGGATGTGCATGTGGCGGCAATTTCTGATGGCACATTGAACAGCAACGCTAGGCTGATCAGCCCCAAGCATGGGCAGGTAGAAAACGCCCTAAAAAAAGCCTATGTGCCCTCGCCCAGACCTACCTCGGTCAATGCCTTTCTTATACTCGCCCAAAACCGCCGCATCCTCGTAGACACCGGCTCAGGCAAGCTGCTCGGCCCAACAGTAGACAAACTTGCAGCCAGCCTTGAGGGGGCCGGGTTCAAAACCGGTGATATCACGGATATTCTGCTCACGCACATCCACGGCGACCACTCCGGCGGGCTTACAGCGGACGGCAAAAGGGTTTTCCCGTCCGCCACCGTGCATGTGAACCGCGTTGAGGCCGAATTCTGGCTCAGCGCTGCCCAGATGGACAAGTCGCCGGAGTATTTCAGGCCCATGTTTGTGAAGGGGCAGGAATCTCTAGCCCCCTACCTCAGCGCGGGCAAGGTTGCCCTCTTTGAAGCCGGCCAAATGGTGCTGCCCAAGATATACACAATGGCCGCACCGGGGCACACACCGGGGCACACCTGCTACCTGCTAGAAAGCAATGGTGAAAAACTGTTGTTCTGGGGGGATACGGTTCATGTTGCTGAGGCGCAGTTTCCCCTGCCGGATACGGCCATTGAGTACGACCTTGATCCCGAGGGAGCCGTCAGGCAGAGGCAGCGTCTTTTTGCAGAAGCCGCAGAAAAGGGGCACCTTGTGGCCGGAGCGCACATTTCCTTTCCCGGCATCGGGCACGTGGGCAAGGCGGGGCAGGGATATCAGTGGTTTCCCATCCCCTATGTCAACGATGCCGTCCAGAGCTTTGTAAAATAA